One window of Marmota flaviventris isolate mMarFla1 chromosome 5, mMarFla1.hap1, whole genome shotgun sequence genomic DNA carries:
- the LOC114086405 gene encoding V-type proton ATPase subunit S1-like protein isoform X1, protein MPHLQMKKQGFGGKTTCLVLDNCRWRGRNSTGNLELEHICKYSSQTSSNKEVVIKKGQQNNGDMKPIQNFTTIPIMKAFKNLSQEGHLEKEHGNAFSHHNPVNVSVDGISCILFWAKRITIKFKNLTWLDLTDETFDQKAVVDTGNSNCSEESATLSLKFGDAENLQSFYMRFFLTTYNKLSSQSWFTLHRVEIIFNNSVQATFNVTGIYAPSSYSYHCQRVSSLQQHDALLLPSDTDDMSSLWEVTFIDFQIQGFTTEGQQFAKARDCTSSFSPAVLIGLAMSLILLLVLAYALHMLIYLRYLDRHYEFITSPTHFPPLKTRDLAEEKELLRSQGVECYELRSQQICKIYV, encoded by the exons atgaagaaacaaggATTTGGAGGGAAAACCACTTGCCTGGTTTTAGACAACTG CAGGTGGAGAGGTAGGAATTCAACAGGAAACCTTGAACTagaacatatatgtaaatatag tTCTCAAACATCTTCAAATAAAGAAGTGGTTATAAAGAAAG GTCAACAGAATAATGGAGATATGAAACCAATCCAGAATTTCACAACAATACCAATCATGAAG GCTTTTAAAAATCTGAGCCAAGAGGGACATTTAGAAAAAGAAcatgggaatgccttcagccatCATAACCCTGTTAATGTCTCCGTTGATGGAATTTCCTGCATTCTCTTCTGGGCCAAAAGAATAACAATTAAATTTAAGAATCTGACCTGGCTGGACCTTACAGATGAAACATTTGATCAAAAGGCAGTAGTGGATACTGGCAACTCAAACTGCAGTGAGGAAAGTGCCAC GTTGTCTCTGAAGTTTGGTGATGCTGAAAATCTACAAAGCTTTTATATGAG ATTCTTCCTTACCACTTACAACAAATTGTCCAGCCAGAGTTGGTTTACTTTGCACAGAGTTGAGATTATTTTCAACAATTCAGTTCAAGCAACTTTTAATGTAACTGGCATCTATGCTCCATCAAGTTATTCCTACCACTGCCAACGTGTCAGCAGCCTGCAGCAGCATGATGCTCTCTTGTTGCCCAGTGACACAGATGACATGTCAAGCTTGTGGGAAGTCACCTTCATTGATTTTCAG ATCCAAGGCTTTACCACTGAAGGGCAGCAGTTTGCCAAGGCCCGGGACTgcacctcttccttctctccagcTGTTTTGATTGGCCTGGCCATGTCCCTGATCCTGCTGCTGGTGCTGGCCTATGCCCTGCATATGCTCATCTACTTGCGCTATCTGGACCGGCACTATGAATTTATCACCTCTCCTACTCATTTCCCACCGTTGAAAACTCGAGACCTGGCAGAGGAGAAGGAACTGCTCAGGAGCCAGGGAGTTGAATGCTATGAACTGAGGAGCCAACAGATCTGCAAGATTTATGTTTAA
- the LOC114086405 gene encoding V-type proton ATPase subunit S1-like protein isoform X3 has translation MGRKILFSFSLLFLCMGFSLTLDQIFTRKNVSSQTSSNKEVVIKKGQQNNGDMKPIQNFTTIPIMKAFKNLSQEGHLEKEHGNAFSHHNPVNVSVDGISCILFWAKRITIKFKNLTWLDLTDETFDQKAVVDTGNSNCSEESATLSLKFGDAENLQSFYMRFFLTTYNKLSSQSWFTLHRVEIIFNNSVQATFNVTGIYAPSSYSYHCQRVSSLQQHDALLLPSDTDDMSSLWEVTFIDFQIQGFTTEGQQFAKARDCTSSFSPAVLIGLAMSLILLLVLAYALHMLIYLRYLDRHYEFITSPTHFPPLKTRDLAEEKELLRSQGVECYELRSQQICKIYV, from the exons ATGGGAAGAAAAATCTTGTTtagtttttcacttctttttctatGTATGGGATTTTCACTAACTTTGGACCAGATATTTACCAGGAAGAATGTAAG tTCTCAAACATCTTCAAATAAAGAAGTGGTTATAAAGAAAG GTCAACAGAATAATGGAGATATGAAACCAATCCAGAATTTCACAACAATACCAATCATGAAG GCTTTTAAAAATCTGAGCCAAGAGGGACATTTAGAAAAAGAAcatgggaatgccttcagccatCATAACCCTGTTAATGTCTCCGTTGATGGAATTTCCTGCATTCTCTTCTGGGCCAAAAGAATAACAATTAAATTTAAGAATCTGACCTGGCTGGACCTTACAGATGAAACATTTGATCAAAAGGCAGTAGTGGATACTGGCAACTCAAACTGCAGTGAGGAAAGTGCCAC GTTGTCTCTGAAGTTTGGTGATGCTGAAAATCTACAAAGCTTTTATATGAG ATTCTTCCTTACCACTTACAACAAATTGTCCAGCCAGAGTTGGTTTACTTTGCACAGAGTTGAGATTATTTTCAACAATTCAGTTCAAGCAACTTTTAATGTAACTGGCATCTATGCTCCATCAAGTTATTCCTACCACTGCCAACGTGTCAGCAGCCTGCAGCAGCATGATGCTCTCTTGTTGCCCAGTGACACAGATGACATGTCAAGCTTGTGGGAAGTCACCTTCATTGATTTTCAG ATCCAAGGCTTTACCACTGAAGGGCAGCAGTTTGCCAAGGCCCGGGACTgcacctcttccttctctccagcTGTTTTGATTGGCCTGGCCATGTCCCTGATCCTGCTGCTGGTGCTGGCCTATGCCCTGCATATGCTCATCTACTTGCGCTATCTGGACCGGCACTATGAATTTATCACCTCTCCTACTCATTTCCCACCGTTGAAAACTCGAGACCTGGCAGAGGAGAAGGAACTGCTCAGGAGCCAGGGAGTTGAATGCTATGAACTGAGGAGCCAACAGATCTGCAAGATTTATGTTTAA
- the LOC114086405 gene encoding V-type proton ATPase subunit S1-like protein isoform X2 has translation MKKQGFGGKTTCLVLDNCRWRGRNSTGNLELEHICKYSSQTSSNKEVVIKKGQQNNGDMKPIQNFTTIPIMKAFKNLSQEGHLEKEHGNAFSHHNPVNVSVDGISCILFWAKRITIKFKNLTWLDLTDETFDQKAVVDTGNSNCSEESATLSLKFGDAENLQSFYMRFFLTTYNKLSSQSWFTLHRVEIIFNNSVQATFNVTGIYAPSSYSYHCQRVSSLQQHDALLLPSDTDDMSSLWEVTFIDFQIQGFTTEGQQFAKARDCTSSFSPAVLIGLAMSLILLLVLAYALHMLIYLRYLDRHYEFITSPTHFPPLKTRDLAEEKELLRSQGVECYELRSQQICKIYV, from the exons atgaagaaacaaggATTTGGAGGGAAAACCACTTGCCTGGTTTTAGACAACTG CAGGTGGAGAGGTAGGAATTCAACAGGAAACCTTGAACTagaacatatatgtaaatatag tTCTCAAACATCTTCAAATAAAGAAGTGGTTATAAAGAAAG GTCAACAGAATAATGGAGATATGAAACCAATCCAGAATTTCACAACAATACCAATCATGAAG GCTTTTAAAAATCTGAGCCAAGAGGGACATTTAGAAAAAGAAcatgggaatgccttcagccatCATAACCCTGTTAATGTCTCCGTTGATGGAATTTCCTGCATTCTCTTCTGGGCCAAAAGAATAACAATTAAATTTAAGAATCTGACCTGGCTGGACCTTACAGATGAAACATTTGATCAAAAGGCAGTAGTGGATACTGGCAACTCAAACTGCAGTGAGGAAAGTGCCAC GTTGTCTCTGAAGTTTGGTGATGCTGAAAATCTACAAAGCTTTTATATGAG ATTCTTCCTTACCACTTACAACAAATTGTCCAGCCAGAGTTGGTTTACTTTGCACAGAGTTGAGATTATTTTCAACAATTCAGTTCAAGCAACTTTTAATGTAACTGGCATCTATGCTCCATCAAGTTATTCCTACCACTGCCAACGTGTCAGCAGCCTGCAGCAGCATGATGCTCTCTTGTTGCCCAGTGACACAGATGACATGTCAAGCTTGTGGGAAGTCACCTTCATTGATTTTCAG ATCCAAGGCTTTACCACTGAAGGGCAGCAGTTTGCCAAGGCCCGGGACTgcacctcttccttctctccagcTGTTTTGATTGGCCTGGCCATGTCCCTGATCCTGCTGCTGGTGCTGGCCTATGCCCTGCATATGCTCATCTACTTGCGCTATCTGGACCGGCACTATGAATTTATCACCTCTCCTACTCATTTCCCACCGTTGAAAACTCGAGACCTGGCAGAGGAGAAGGAACTGCTCAGGAGCCAGGGAGTTGAATGCTATGAACTGAGGAGCCAACAGATCTGCAAGATTTATGTTTAA
- the LOC114086405 gene encoding V-type proton ATPase subunit S1-like protein isoform X4: protein MKPIQNFTTIPIMKAFKNLSQEGHLEKEHGNAFSHHNPVNVSVDGISCILFWAKRITIKFKNLTWLDLTDETFDQKAVVDTGNSNCSEESATLSLKFGDAENLQSFYMRFFLTTYNKLSSQSWFTLHRVEIIFNNSVQATFNVTGIYAPSSYSYHCQRVSSLQQHDALLLPSDTDDMSSLWEVTFIDFQIQGFTTEGQQFAKARDCTSSFSPAVLIGLAMSLILLLVLAYALHMLIYLRYLDRHYEFITSPTHFPPLKTRDLAEEKELLRSQGVECYELRSQQICKIYV from the exons ATGAAACCAATCCAGAATTTCACAACAATACCAATCATGAAG GCTTTTAAAAATCTGAGCCAAGAGGGACATTTAGAAAAAGAAcatgggaatgccttcagccatCATAACCCTGTTAATGTCTCCGTTGATGGAATTTCCTGCATTCTCTTCTGGGCCAAAAGAATAACAATTAAATTTAAGAATCTGACCTGGCTGGACCTTACAGATGAAACATTTGATCAAAAGGCAGTAGTGGATACTGGCAACTCAAACTGCAGTGAGGAAAGTGCCAC GTTGTCTCTGAAGTTTGGTGATGCTGAAAATCTACAAAGCTTTTATATGAG ATTCTTCCTTACCACTTACAACAAATTGTCCAGCCAGAGTTGGTTTACTTTGCACAGAGTTGAGATTATTTTCAACAATTCAGTTCAAGCAACTTTTAATGTAACTGGCATCTATGCTCCATCAAGTTATTCCTACCACTGCCAACGTGTCAGCAGCCTGCAGCAGCATGATGCTCTCTTGTTGCCCAGTGACACAGATGACATGTCAAGCTTGTGGGAAGTCACCTTCATTGATTTTCAG ATCCAAGGCTTTACCACTGAAGGGCAGCAGTTTGCCAAGGCCCGGGACTgcacctcttccttctctccagcTGTTTTGATTGGCCTGGCCATGTCCCTGATCCTGCTGCTGGTGCTGGCCTATGCCCTGCATATGCTCATCTACTTGCGCTATCTGGACCGGCACTATGAATTTATCACCTCTCCTACTCATTTCCCACCGTTGAAAACTCGAGACCTGGCAGAGGAGAAGGAACTGCTCAGGAGCCAGGGAGTTGAATGCTATGAACTGAGGAGCCAACAGATCTGCAAGATTTATGTTTAA